The Halorussus salinus genome includes a region encoding these proteins:
- a CDS encoding gluconate 2-dehydrogenase subunit 3 family protein, translating into MRDQPNDEEEPRFDFTRRSFMGNTGLAGGAMMLAGQAVATARGEEGDRTRAQETPGGDAGVDEEGLEFFDITQARLVQAMAARIMPADEVGPGAVELGVVYFIDEQLNSEFGVASDWYMEEPFVNRYDGAKPNQGWQSRLTPAEVYEYSLDWVEEYTSEEYGKSFLDLTDEQKDEVLAALDDNEVDTFRSIEPEEFFRLLRFNTLEGMYCDPMYDGNRNMDGWRMKRFPGSPGALGSYRDLIDRGEFIRIPPRDVEDDVESLGIESGTDSSEGVQSSHSHGPRYELEDGSDEDDEGHHERDDDSDGGGS; encoded by the coding sequence GTGCGAGACCAACCGAACGACGAGGAGGAACCGCGATTCGACTTCACGCGACGCTCGTTCATGGGCAACACCGGACTGGCAGGCGGTGCCATGATGCTGGCCGGGCAGGCGGTCGCGACCGCCAGAGGAGAGGAGGGCGATCGAACTCGCGCACAGGAGACGCCGGGCGGTGACGCGGGCGTGGACGAGGAGGGCTTGGAGTTTTTCGACATCACGCAGGCCAGACTCGTGCAGGCGATGGCCGCGCGCATCATGCCCGCCGACGAGGTCGGTCCGGGCGCGGTCGAACTCGGCGTCGTCTACTTCATCGACGAGCAACTCAACAGCGAGTTCGGCGTCGCGTCGGACTGGTACATGGAGGAGCCGTTCGTGAACCGCTACGACGGCGCGAAGCCCAATCAGGGGTGGCAGTCGCGGCTCACGCCCGCCGAGGTGTACGAGTACTCCCTCGACTGGGTAGAGGAGTACACCAGCGAAGAGTACGGCAAGAGCTTCCTCGATTTGACCGACGAGCAGAAAGACGAGGTGCTGGCGGCCTTGGACGACAACGAGGTCGATACCTTCCGGTCCATCGAACCGGAGGAGTTCTTCCGACTGCTCCGGTTCAACACCTTGGAGGGGATGTACTGCGACCCGATGTACGACGGCAACCGGAACATGGACGGCTGGCGGATGAAGCGGTTCCCCGGTTCGCCCGGCGCGCTCGGGAGCTATCGGGACCTCATCGACCGCGGGGAGTTCATTCGCATCCCGCCCCGCGACGTGGAGGACGACGTGGAGTCGCTCGGCATCGAATCGGGGACCGACTCGTCGGAGGGCGTCCAGTCGAGCCACAGCCACGGCCCGCGCTACGAACTCGAAGACGGTTCCGACGAGGACGACGAGGGCCACCACGAGCGCGACGACGATTCGGACGGGGGCGGTAGCTGA
- a CDS encoding GMC family oxidoreductase: protein MATQLDPVDVVTVGAGWTGSIVAKELAEDGNQVVSLERGGERSPQDYLTMHNELRYALRYELMQDLSKGTVTFRNTPDEEALPMRRLGSFLLGKGVGGAGVHWNGQTWRFLPYDFQIRSKTIDRYGRDKIPEDMLLQDWGITYDELRPYYLEFEKLCGISGTAGNLDGEIRDTGNPFEGPRAEDYPTPPMKTTPPLERFMDASADLGYHPFMSPSANLSEAYTNPDGVSRGACQYCGYCERFGCEWGAKADPTVTALPVAKETGNFELRTQADVRRLLYDAREGRVRGVQYVDTVTGEEYVQPAETVALTAYVLHNVRLLLLSDIGEPYDPENPQDSGNVGKNYCYQNFGGSATGYWDDEQWNLYMGAGALGAAVDDFNGDNFDHTGLDFLHGGNIAITQTGRRPIVNNPVPPGVERNWGSEFKRASVNYFNSSLSISAQGAVLPYADNYLDLDPTYTDEHGDPLLRMTFNWKEQDRKLAEYAGEKCREIMEAMDPDRMSYSDEVIGEGGDYDIRPYQSTHNTGGAVMGPNPDVSVVNSYLQCWDAENLFIPGASAFAHNSGYNPTGTVGALAFRAADGMKQYLQRPRMLD, encoded by the coding sequence ATGGCGACCCAACTCGACCCGGTGGACGTGGTGACGGTCGGCGCGGGGTGGACTGGGAGCATCGTCGCCAAGGAACTCGCGGAGGACGGCAATCAGGTTGTCAGTCTGGAACGGGGCGGCGAGCGGAGTCCGCAGGACTACCTCACGATGCACAACGAACTGCGGTACGCGCTCCGCTACGAACTGATGCAGGACCTCTCGAAGGGGACCGTCACGTTCCGCAACACGCCCGACGAGGAGGCCCTGCCGATGCGCCGCCTCGGGTCGTTCCTCCTCGGGAAGGGCGTCGGCGGCGCGGGCGTCCACTGGAACGGCCAGACGTGGCGGTTCCTGCCCTACGACTTCCAGATTCGGTCGAAGACCATCGACCGGTACGGCCGGGACAAGATTCCCGAGGACATGCTCCTGCAGGACTGGGGCATCACCTACGACGAGTTGCGGCCCTACTACCTCGAATTCGAGAAGCTGTGCGGCATCTCGGGCACCGCGGGCAATCTCGACGGCGAGATACGGGACACCGGCAACCCCTTCGAGGGACCGCGCGCGGAGGACTACCCGACCCCGCCGATGAAGACCACGCCGCCCTTGGAGCGGTTTATGGACGCGTCGGCCGACCTCGGCTACCATCCGTTCATGTCGCCGTCGGCGAACCTCTCGGAGGCGTACACCAACCCCGACGGCGTGTCCCGCGGGGCCTGTCAGTACTGCGGGTACTGCGAGCGGTTCGGATGCGAGTGGGGCGCGAAGGCCGACCCGACGGTCACTGCCCTGCCGGTCGCCAAGGAGACCGGCAACTTCGAACTCCGGACGCAGGCCGACGTTCGGCGGCTCCTCTACGACGCCCGAGAGGGCCGAGTCAGGGGCGTCCAGTACGTCGATACGGTGACGGGCGAGGAGTACGTCCAACCCGCCGAGACCGTCGCGCTCACGGCGTACGTCCTGCACAACGTTCGACTCCTGTTGCTCTCGGACATCGGCGAACCCTACGACCCCGAGAACCCGCAGGACTCGGGCAACGTCGGGAAGAACTACTGCTATCAGAACTTCGGCGGGAGCGCGACCGGCTACTGGGACGACGAGCAGTGGAACCTCTACATGGGGGCGGGCGCGCTCGGCGCGGCCGTGGACGACTTCAACGGCGACAACTTCGACCACACCGGCCTCGACTTCCTCCACGGCGGCAACATCGCCATCACCCAGACCGGCCGCAGACCCATCGTCAACAACCCGGTGCCGCCGGGCGTCGAGCGAAACTGGGGGTCGGAGTTCAAACGGGCCAGCGTGAACTACTTCAACAGTTCGCTGTCCATCTCCGCGCAGGGCGCGGTGCTTCCCTACGCGGACAACTACCTCGACCTCGACCCGACGTACACCGACGAACACGGCGACCCGCTCTTGCGCATGACGTTCAACTGGAAGGAACAGGACCGCAAACTCGCGGAGTACGCTGGCGAGAAGTGCCGCGAGATAATGGAGGCGATGGACCCCGACCGGATGAGCTACAGCGACGAGGTTATCGGCGAGGGCGGCGACTACGACATCCGACCCTACCAGTCCACCCACAACACCGGCGGGGCCGTCATGGGACCGAACCCGGACGTGTCGGTCGTGAACAGCTACCTCCAGTGTTGGGACGCCGAGAACCTGTTCATCCCCGGCGCGTCCGCGTTCGCGCACAACAGCGGCTACAACCCGACCGGGACCGTCGGCGCGCTCGCGTTCCGCGCGGCCGACGGGATGAAGCAGTACCTGCAACGCCCGCGGATGCTCGACTGA